A genomic segment from Janthinobacterium sp. 64 encodes:
- a CDS encoding acyl-CoA dehydrogenase gives MSYQAPLKDMLFVMNELAGLAEIHTLPDCEDATPDTAEAVLEENAKFCGAVVAPLNWPSDKEPSFWHDGQVTTSKGFKEAFKAYGEAGWQGVQHPTEFGGQGLPKLLATPCIEMLNSASISFALVALLSDGAIEALLTAGSDEQKAVYLENLVSGKWTGTMNLTEPQAGSDLAAVRTRAVPQDDGTYKVFGTKIFITYGEHDMAENIVHLVLARTPDAPAGVKGISLFIVPKFLVNADGSLGERNDAHCVSIEHKLGIKASPTAVLQFGDHGGAIGTLVGEENRGLEYMFIMMNAARFGVGLQGIGLAERAYQQAVAFAKDRVQSRDLAGSPGPVSIIHHPDVRRMLMSMRSQTEAARALAYVGAAISDVAHHHPDAEVRAESLATYEYLVPVIKGWSTEMSQDVTRDGVQVHGGMGFIEETGAAQHYRDAKILTIYEGTTAIQANDLVGRKTVRDGGAVAKAIIAQVRATEAQLGELSGADFQAMQRHLAEGSAALEAVVEYVVANMKTDIKAVFAGSVPYLKLAGIVLGGWQMARAAVVAQQRLGEGSGDASFYKAKIATARFFADHILSQAPGLRATIIDGSAGVMALSEEQF, from the coding sequence ATGAGCTATCAAGCCCCGCTGAAAGACATGTTGTTCGTGATGAACGAACTGGCCGGCCTGGCCGAAATCCACACTTTACCGGATTGCGAAGACGCCACGCCCGACACGGCCGAAGCCGTGCTGGAAGAGAACGCCAAATTCTGCGGCGCCGTGGTGGCCCCGCTGAACTGGCCCAGCGACAAGGAGCCGAGCTTCTGGCACGACGGGCAAGTGACCACCTCGAAAGGCTTCAAGGAAGCGTTCAAGGCCTACGGCGAAGCGGGCTGGCAAGGCGTGCAGCATCCGACCGAATTCGGCGGCCAGGGCTTGCCCAAGCTGCTGGCCACGCCGTGCATCGAAATGCTCAACTCGGCCAGCATCTCGTTTGCTTTGGTCGCCCTGCTGTCGGACGGCGCCATCGAAGCGCTGCTGACGGCCGGCAGCGACGAGCAAAAGGCGGTCTACCTGGAAAACCTGGTGTCGGGCAAGTGGACGGGCACCATGAATCTGACGGAGCCGCAAGCGGGGTCCGACCTGGCCGCCGTGCGCACGCGCGCCGTGCCGCAGGATGACGGCACGTATAAAGTGTTCGGCACGAAGATTTTCATCACGTATGGCGAACACGACATGGCGGAAAACATCGTCCACCTGGTGCTGGCCCGCACGCCGGACGCGCCCGCTGGCGTGAAAGGCATCTCGCTGTTCATCGTGCCGAAATTCCTCGTCAATGCGGACGGCAGCCTGGGCGAGCGCAACGACGCCCATTGCGTGTCCATCGAGCACAAGCTGGGCATCAAGGCTAGCCCGACGGCCGTATTGCAGTTCGGCGACCACGGCGGCGCCATCGGCACCCTGGTGGGCGAGGAAAACCGCGGCCTCGAATACATGTTCATCATGATGAACGCGGCCCGCTTCGGCGTGGGCCTGCAGGGCATCGGCCTGGCCGAGCGCGCCTACCAGCAAGCCGTGGCGTTCGCCAAGGACCGCGTGCAGTCGCGCGACCTGGCCGGCTCGCCTGGCCCGGTGTCCATCATCCACCACCCGGACGTGCGCCGCATGCTGATGTCCATGCGCTCGCAAACGGAGGCGGCGCGCGCGCTGGCCTACGTGGGCGCGGCCATCAGCGACGTGGCGCACCACCATCCCGATGCGGAAGTGCGCGCGGAAAGCCTGGCGACGTACGAATACCTGGTGCCCGTGATCAAGGGTTGGTCCACGGAAATGTCGCAGGATGTCACGCGCGACGGCGTGCAAGTGCATGGCGGCATGGGTTTCATTGAAGAAACAGGCGCTGCCCAGCATTACCGCGATGCCAAGATCCTCACCATCTACGAAGGCACGACGGCCATCCAGGCGAACGACCTCGTGGGCCGCAAGACGGTGCGCGACGGCGGCGCCGTGGCGAAAGCCATCATCGCCCAGGTGCGTGCCACGGAAGCCCAGCTGGGTGAACTCTCCGGCGCCGACTTCCAGGCCATGCAGCGTCACCTGGCCGAAGGCAGCGCCGCGCTCGAAGCGGTGGTGGAGTATGTGGTGGCGAACATGAAGACGGACATCAAGGCCGTGTTTGCGGGCAGCGTGCCGTATCTGAAGCTGGCCGGCATCGTGCTGGGCGGCTGGCAAATGGCGCGCGCGGCCGTGGTGGCGCAGCAAAGGCTGGGAGAGGGCAGCGGCGACGCGTCGTTCTACAAGGCAAAAATCGCCACGGCGCGCTTCTTTGCCGACCACATCCTGTCGCAGGCACCGGGCTTGCGCGCCACCATCATCGATGGCAGCGCCGGCGTGATGGCGCTGTCGGAAGAGCAGTTTTAA
- a CDS encoding glycine zipper 2TM domain-containing protein, giving the protein MIRRPLILAVAITALFSTSAFAQNLSPKAQYAYDTKQASTRYADDKKLCAEESSSKARMQCLRDAKGEYDQAIINAKAAQKAGNSYASQPSKQPQHQICADCGKVLAVNVTEKAGEGGALGMIGGGVAGALLGRQVGGGRGKDLATLAGAAGGAYAGKQVEGHMKNAKTWTVTVQYETGAKADFAFDQDPGLAAGDLVRNSGNGIARR; this is encoded by the coding sequence ATGATTCGTCGCCCACTCATCCTCGCAGTCGCCATCACGGCCCTGTTCAGCACCTCCGCCTTCGCGCAAAACCTGTCGCCGAAGGCGCAATACGCTTACGATACGAAACAAGCGAGCACGCGCTATGCGGACGACAAGAAATTGTGCGCAGAAGAAAGCAGCTCAAAAGCCCGCATGCAATGCCTGCGCGACGCCAAGGGCGAATACGACCAGGCCATCATCAATGCCAAGGCCGCACAGAAAGCGGGCAATTCCTACGCCAGCCAGCCCTCCAAGCAGCCACAACACCAGATCTGCGCCGATTGCGGCAAAGTGCTGGCAGTCAATGTCACCGAGAAGGCCGGTGAAGGCGGCGCGCTGGGCATGATAGGCGGCGGCGTGGCCGGCGCCCTGCTGGGCCGCCAGGTCGGTGGCGGACGCGGCAAGGACCTGGCCACCCTGGCCGGCGCCGCTGGCGGCGCCTACGCAGGCAAGCAAGTCGAAGGCCACATGAAGAACGCCAAGACCTGGACCGTCACCGTGCAATACGAAACGGGCGCCAAGGCGGATTTCGCGTTTGACCAGGATCCGGGATTGGCCGCTGGCGACCTGGTGCGTAATTCTGGCAACGGCATTGCCAGAAGGTAA
- a CDS encoding NINE protein produces the protein MTTTTILQQSHKNKAFTTLLAFLLGMLGAHRFYLHGSKDRWGWLHLAALPASLLLRQLFPEADWFYQLLPLTLSALIGFLEALVLGLMPDDKWDARYNAASGHMSDTGWPLAVVLVATLMLGAGVLIATMARLFDLLYTGGAYG, from the coding sequence ATGACCACCACTACCATTTTGCAACAGTCGCACAAGAACAAGGCCTTCACCACCTTGCTGGCCTTCCTGCTGGGCATGCTGGGCGCCCACCGCTTTTACCTGCACGGCAGCAAAGACCGCTGGGGCTGGCTGCACCTGGCCGCCCTGCCCGCCTCCTTGCTGCTGCGCCAGCTGTTTCCCGAGGCCGACTGGTTTTACCAGCTGTTGCCGCTGACCCTGTCCGCCCTGATCGGCTTCCTGGAAGCACTGGTGCTGGGCTTGATGCCGGACGACAAGTGGGATGCGCGCTACAACGCCGCGTCCGGCCACATGTCGGACACGGGCTGGCCCCTGGCCGTGGTACTGGTCGCTACCTTGATGCTAGGCGCGGGCGTGCTGATCGCCACCATGGCGCGCCTGTTCGACTTGCTGTACACAGGCGGCGCCTACGGTTAA
- the rpsP gene encoding 30S ribosomal protein S16: MVVIRLARGGAKKRPFFNIVATDSRNRRDGRFIERIGFYNPMAQGGEVPLRITADRLAYWQGVGAQLSPTVARLVASNNKAAA, translated from the coding sequence ATGGTCGTTATTCGTTTAGCTCGTGGAGGCGCCAAGAAGCGCCCGTTCTTCAACATCGTCGCTACTGATTCGCGCAATCGCCGCGATGGTCGCTTCATTGAGCGTATCGGTTTTTACAACCCGATGGCGCAAGGTGGCGAAGTTCCACTGCGTATCACCGCAGACCGTCTGGCCTACTGGCAAGGCGTTGGCGCACAATTGTCGCCAACCGTTGCTCGCCTGGTTGCCAGCAACAACAAAGCAGCAGCTTAA
- the rimM gene encoding ribosome maturation factor RimM (Essential for efficient processing of 16S rRNA): MTVKTASGVKVPDDLVQVGYVSGAYGIAGGVRITPFSDDADALLSVKTWWFDKPTLHDVQVRQAKLHGGDVVAQLVGVVGRDAAEALKGVSVQIPRSHFPTLTADEFYWSDLIGLTVENLQGECLGTVHDMMSNGPQSILRVTPVATADETVEKAPERLIPFVGQFVINVDKAASKITVDWGLDY, translated from the coding sequence TTGACGGTCAAGACTGCATCCGGGGTGAAAGTCCCCGATGACCTGGTACAGGTAGGCTATGTCTCCGGTGCTTATGGCATTGCTGGCGGGGTCAGGATCACTCCTTTCTCCGACGACGCGGATGCATTATTAAGCGTCAAAACCTGGTGGTTTGATAAACCGACCTTGCATGATGTTCAAGTCAGGCAAGCGAAGTTACACGGCGGCGACGTCGTGGCCCAGCTGGTGGGTGTGGTCGGGCGGGATGCCGCAGAAGCGCTGAAAGGTGTCTCTGTGCAAATTCCGCGTAGCCATTTCCCGACGCTGACGGCCGATGAATTTTATTGGTCCGATCTGATCGGACTGACAGTTGAGAATTTGCAAGGCGAGTGCCTCGGCACAGTGCACGACATGATGAGCAATGGTCCGCAGTCGATCTTGCGCGTTACGCCCGTGGCCACTGCCGATGAGACCGTTGAAAAGGCGCCTGAGCGCCTGATCCCGTTTGTTGGCCAGTTTGTCATTAACGTTGACAAGGCTGCCAGCAAGATCACGGTCGACTGGGGCCTCGATTATTAA
- the trmD gene encoding tRNA (guanosine(37)-N1)-methyltransferase TrmD — MQFDVVTLFPEMFAALTQSGVTRRAFEQGKCGLSLWNPRDFTTDNHRTVDDRPYGGGPGMVMMARPLEATINAAKQRQTELGLAAPRVVFMSPQGRALTHERVTQLKAEPGLVILCGRYEAVDQRLLDRCVDEEISVGDFVLSGGELPAMALMDAVIRLLPGVLNTEASAIEDSFVNGLLDSPHYTRPETYEGMAVPPVLMGGNHAEIVKWRRQRMLEATATKRPDLLVSARAAGLLSKTDEKFLASL; from the coding sequence ATGCAATTTGATGTCGTGACCCTGTTCCCGGAAATGTTTGCCGCGCTGACGCAGTCGGGTGTGACCCGGCGCGCCTTCGAGCAGGGGAAATGTGGCTTGTCGCTGTGGAATCCCCGTGATTTCACCACCGACAATCACCGTACCGTGGATGACCGCCCGTATGGCGGCGGCCCCGGCATGGTGATGATGGCGCGTCCCCTCGAAGCGACAATCAATGCCGCGAAGCAACGCCAGACCGAACTGGGACTGGCGGCGCCCCGCGTGGTGTTCATGTCGCCGCAAGGCCGTGCGCTGACGCACGAGCGTGTTACGCAGCTGAAAGCCGAACCTGGTTTGGTGATCCTGTGCGGCCGCTATGAAGCCGTGGACCAGCGTTTGCTGGACCGTTGCGTCGACGAAGAAATCAGCGTCGGCGACTTCGTGTTGTCGGGCGGTGAATTGCCCGCCATGGCGCTGATGGATGCGGTGATTCGCCTGTTGCCGGGTGTCTTGAACACCGAGGCATCGGCCATCGAGGACAGCTTCGTCAATGGCTTGCTCGATTCGCCGCACTACACGCGGCCGGAAACATATGAAGGCATGGCCGTGCCGCCCGTCTTGATGGGTGGTAATCATGCCGAGATCGTCAAGTGGCGCCGCCAGCGCATGCTGGAAGCGACCGCGACAAAGCGGCCTGACCTGCTGGTCAGTGCGCGCGCCGCCGGCTTGCTCAGCAAGACCGACGAAAAATTCTTGGCCAGCCTGTAA
- the rplS gene encoding 50S ribosomal protein L19, whose product MDLIQQLEQEEIARLGKTIPEFAPGDTVIVSVNVVEGTRKRAQAYEGVVISRRNRGLNSNFIVRKISSGEGVERTFQLYSPLIASIEVKRRGDVRRAKLYYLRERSGKSARIKEKLPNRRVVAKASA is encoded by the coding sequence ATGGACTTGATTCAACAATTAGAGCAGGAAGAAATTGCTCGTCTGGGTAAAACCATTCCTGAATTCGCACCAGGCGATACCGTTATCGTCAGCGTCAACGTAGTCGAAGGTACGCGCAAGCGCGCCCAGGCTTACGAAGGCGTCGTTATCTCCCGTCGTAACCGTGGCCTGAACTCGAACTTCATCGTTCGCAAGATCTCGTCCGGCGAAGGCGTCGAGCGTACGTTCCAACTGTACTCGCCGCTGATCGCTTCGATCGAAGTGAAACGCCGTGGTGATGTTCGCCGCGCCAAGCTGTACTATCTGCGTGAGCGTTCGGGTAAATCGGCGCGTATCAAAGAAAAATTGCCAAATCGCCGCGTTGTGGCGAAAGCAAGCGCGTAA
- a CDS encoding CoA pyrophosphatase translates to MATIAFDPQQLAIDSIAGEAALDAVRLTPDWLRQRLAEQPDWQPEMTQDFLSARAVPVRAAVLIPLVQRPQGLTILLTMRTDHLSSHAGQVSFPGGRSEAFDASPIATALRETEEEVGLAREHIEVLGRLPDYLTGTGYQVTPVVGLVAPPFELRADPSEVAEIFEVPLAFLMDGLNHQRLSVELPGGRRSFYAMPYERFYIWGATAGMLRNLFHLLRA, encoded by the coding sequence ATGGCCACCATCGCATTTGATCCACAACAACTAGCCATCGATTCGATCGCCGGCGAGGCGGCGCTGGACGCCGTGCGCCTGACGCCGGACTGGCTGCGCCAGCGCCTGGCCGAACAGCCCGACTGGCAACCCGAGATGACCCAGGATTTCCTCTCCGCCCGCGCCGTGCCCGTGCGCGCCGCCGTGCTCATTCCCCTGGTGCAGCGCCCGCAGGGCTTGACCATCCTGCTGACCATGCGCACGGACCATCTGAGCAGCCATGCGGGCCAGGTCAGCTTTCCCGGCGGGCGCAGCGAAGCCTTCGATGCCTCGCCCATCGCCACGGCCTTGCGCGAAACGGAAGAAGAAGTGGGCCTGGCGCGCGAGCACATCGAAGTGCTGGGCCGCCTGCCCGACTACCTGACGGGCACCGGCTACCAGGTCACGCCCGTGGTGGGCCTGGTGGCGCCGCCGTTCGAACTGCGCGCCGACCCGTCCGAAGTGGCGGAAATCTTCGAAGTGCCGCTGGCTTTCCTCATGGATGGCCTCAACCACCAGCGCCTGTCGGTGGAATTGCCCGGCGGACGGCGCTCGTTCTACGCCATGCCGTACGAGCGCTTCTACATCTGGGGCGCCACTGCCGGCATGCTGCGCAATCTGTTTCACCTCTTGCGCGCGTAA
- a CDS encoding CobD/CbiB family protein, producing MTFLSILCALLIEQLKPLRADNPIYAEIKSLAMRMETWFNAGHANHGRMGWFLMIGVLMLPTAGVYWLLQHYQLTLLAFAWNVLIVYLTLGFRHYSHYFTSIQLALSAGDEATARTLLADWTKLDTVGMEASEIARIAVEKALITTHRNVFGVFFWFLMPLGPACAVMYRVAEYLARAWNEPEHMRNEAFGQFAARAFYWIDWIPVRLTAVAFAVVGNFEDAIYAWRNFAQRWQDEAIGIILTAGGGAMGVRLGTPAETAARVLVTPDMAVDDSDSESDILPGEEPGARALQSTVGLVWRALLLWMLLLLLMSGAVFLG from the coding sequence ATGACATTTCTCTCCATACTTTGCGCATTGCTGATCGAGCAGCTCAAACCTTTGCGCGCGGACAATCCGATCTACGCCGAAATCAAGAGCCTGGCAATGCGCATGGAGACCTGGTTCAATGCCGGCCACGCCAACCATGGCCGCATGGGCTGGTTCCTCATGATCGGCGTGCTGATGCTGCCGACGGCAGGCGTGTACTGGCTCTTGCAGCATTATCAGCTGACCCTGCTGGCTTTTGCCTGGAACGTCCTCATCGTCTACCTGACCCTGGGCTTCCGCCATTACAGCCATTACTTTACCTCCATCCAGCTGGCCCTGAGCGCCGGCGACGAAGCGACCGCGCGTACCCTGCTGGCCGACTGGACCAAGCTCGACACGGTGGGCATGGAAGCGAGCGAAATCGCCCGCATCGCCGTGGAAAAAGCCCTGATCACCACGCATCGCAATGTATTTGGCGTCTTCTTCTGGTTCCTGATGCCGCTGGGCCCTGCCTGCGCCGTGATGTACCGCGTGGCCGAATACCTGGCGCGCGCCTGGAACGAGCCCGAGCACATGCGCAATGAAGCGTTCGGCCAGTTCGCCGCGCGTGCCTTTTACTGGATCGACTGGATCCCCGTGCGCCTGACGGCCGTGGCGTTTGCCGTGGTCGGCAATTTCGAGGATGCCATCTATGCCTGGCGCAATTTCGCCCAGCGCTGGCAGGACGAGGCCATCGGCATCATCCTGACGGCTGGCGGCGGCGCCATGGGCGTACGCCTGGGTACGCCAGCGGAAACGGCAGCCCGTGTGCTGGTGACCCCCGACATGGCCGTCGATGACAGCGACAGCGAAAGCGATATCCTGCCCGGTGAAGAGCCGGGCGCGCGCGCCTTGCAGAGCACGGTCGGCCTGGTCTGGCGCGCCTTGCTGCTGTGGATGCTGCTGCTGCTGTTGATGTCTGGCGCCGTTTTCCTCGGCTGA
- a CDS encoding DUF3579 domain-containing protein, which produces MAELSQKTGELSDEFFILGLTSNGKQFRPSDWAERLCGVMSCFNPEGGGRNAHLQYSPYVRPTVVNGVKSVVVNTKLREIEPMAFHFVREFAKDNDLQIVEACFLPPPEEK; this is translated from the coding sequence ATGGCCGAGTTATCTCAAAAAACAGGGGAACTCTCAGACGAGTTCTTCATCCTTGGTCTCACCAGCAATGGCAAGCAATTCCGACCCAGCGATTGGGCCGAGCGCCTTTGTGGAGTGATGTCCTGTTTCAATCCCGAAGGTGGCGGGCGCAATGCGCACCTCCAGTATTCGCCCTACGTGCGCCCGACCGTCGTCAATGGCGTCAAGTCGGTGGTGGTCAACACGAAGTTGCGCGAGATCGAGCCGATGGCGTTTCACTTCGTGCGCGAATTTGCCAAGGATAACGACCTGCAGATCGTCGAAGCCTGCTTCCTGCCGCCGCCCGAAGAAAAGTAA
- a CDS encoding CBS domain-containing protein has protein sequence MRIGDICTLHTIHCQRDTSVQDAALLMRQHHVGDLIVAEQPNGERVPIGILTDRDIVISVIALGLDPASLLVGDIMSAQLLTASEDEDVYDIIERMRVNGIRRLPVVNSLGGLAGIVSIDDLLAFLAQEMAELARISSGQLVHEKRTRK, from the coding sequence ATGCGTATCGGCGACATTTGTACCCTGCACACCATCCATTGCCAGCGTGACACCAGCGTGCAAGACGCGGCGCTGCTGATGCGCCAGCATCATGTGGGCGACCTGATCGTGGCCGAGCAGCCGAACGGCGAGCGCGTCCCCATCGGCATCCTCACCGACCGCGACATCGTCATTTCCGTCATCGCCCTGGGCCTCGACCCCGCCAGCCTGCTGGTGGGCGACATCATGAGCGCGCAGCTGCTCACGGCCAGCGAAGACGAAGACGTCTACGACATCATCGAACGCATGCGCGTCAACGGCATCCGCCGCCTGCCCGTGGTCAATAGCCTGGGCGGCCTTGCCGGCATCGTCAGCATCGACGACCTGCTGGCCTTCCTGGCCCAGGAGATGGCCGAGCTGGCCCGTATCAGCAGCGGCCAGCTGGTACATGAAAAACGCACGCGCAAGTAA
- a CDS encoding GntR family transcriptional regulator — MTTLAHIMQGLGQTSSLPLYQQLQRALREAIDKRILGPEEALPAERQLASDLSVSRITVRKAIDGLVNEGLLVRRPGSGNFINTRIEKNFAKLTSFSEDMRARGRTPRSVWLKRAEGTVTPEEALRLRLSPGAPVYRFHRIRYADEIPMCLEYATIVASCLPALDAVDVSMYDALEQAGNRPVRALQRLSALLLTGEQASLLQAEEGDAGLSVERLGFLRDGRAVEFCRSYFRGDMYDFVAELSTN, encoded by the coding sequence ATGACAACCCTGGCTCACATCATGCAAGGCCTGGGGCAGACGAGTAGCCTGCCCCTGTACCAGCAACTGCAGCGCGCGCTGCGCGAAGCGATCGACAAGCGCATCCTTGGCCCCGAGGAAGCCCTGCCGGCCGAGCGCCAGCTGGCCAGCGACCTGTCCGTCTCGCGCATCACCGTGCGCAAGGCCATCGATGGCCTCGTCAACGAAGGCTTGCTGGTGCGGCGCCCCGGCTCGGGCAATTTCATCAATACGCGTATCGAGAAGAATTTCGCCAAGCTGACCTCGTTTTCCGAGGACATGCGGGCGCGCGGACGCACGCCGCGCAGCGTGTGGCTCAAGCGCGCGGAGGGCACCGTCACGCCGGAAGAAGCCTTGCGCCTGCGGCTGTCGCCGGGCGCGCCCGTGTACCGCTTCCACCGCATCCGTTATGCGGACGAGATACCGATGTGCCTGGAGTACGCGACCATCGTCGCCAGCTGCCTGCCGGCGCTCGACGCCGTCGATGTGTCCATGTATGACGCGCTGGAACAGGCGGGCAACCGGCCCGTACGCGCCTTGCAGCGGCTCAGCGCGCTTTTGCTGACGGGGGAACAGGCCAGCCTGTTGCAGGCGGAGGAAGGCGACGCGGGCTTGTCGGTGGAAAGGCTTGGCTTTTTGCGCGATGGCCGCGCCGTGGAATTTTGCCGCTCCTACTTCCGCGGCGATATGTATGACTTCGTGGCCGAATTAAGTACCAATTAA